The following proteins come from a genomic window of Populus alba chromosome 12, ASM523922v2, whole genome shotgun sequence:
- the LOC118044730 gene encoding cyclin-dependent kinase G1 produces the protein MAAGRLDVSRRRGGGGYFDEVKRVGDRGLIRRNGYHSSTIVPSFDFRRDGLSCRDEERQSGEPWQFHAFGSSKYEEGEIPANEDGVQLPADKKRKFSPIVWDVEEKKAKISSKNRVVQRSSTRDLNVVSDEDVVKSPVQGGLELVVDKDCVDGGSADGIGSEYPAPLSPSLHPKKDGGYDQDQGQVEEEELPEARNIAMSRWASDDDSPRDTTLIDDKGMPGEMVYRTDLIHREGFQREVSDRDGSSSSLSDERGCSGSSASEYELQNDVMDIDDIRDENASVNEMEQTAGEEPTVTNQRGFNMLEGCRSVFEYERLNEINEGTYGKVYKARDKKTGEFVALKKVKMNVGRDKYLEEYGFPLTSLREINILMSFDHPSIVRVKEVVMGDLDSVFMVMEYMEHDLKGLMQAMKQPFSTSEVKCLMLQLLEGVKYLHDNWVLHRDLKTSNLLFNNQGELKVCDFGMSRQYGSPLKPYTSLVVTLWYRAPELLLGAKKYSTAVDMWSVGCIMAEMLTKEPLFTGKGEIDQLDKIFKTLGTPNETIWPGLSKLPGAKANFVKQPYNQLRKKFPFTPFTGSPVLSDSGFDLLNSLLTYDPEKRITADDALNHPWFNEVPLSKSKEFMPTFPPQYAKNRPNQRTMKCLDSRSNGEGKQYRVLSGTYWWISSFGIYILFCNDPAVLDPQGPEY, from the exons ATGGCGGCAGGGCGGCTCGATGTGTCTAGGAGGCGGGGTGGTGGTGGTTATTTTGATGAAGTGAAGCGGGTTGGTGATCGTGGTTTGATACGGAGAAATGGGTATCATAGTTCAACGATTGTGCCTAGTTTTGATTTTAGACGAGATGGGCTTAGTTGTAGAGATGAAGAACGACAGTCAGGGGAGCCGTGGCAATTTCATGCCTTCGGTTCCTCGAAGTATGAGGAAGGTGAGATACCAGCAAATGAAGATGGGGTTCAATTGCCCGCAGACAAGAAAAGGAAGTTTTCTCCTATTGTATGGGATGTTGAGGAGAAAAAAGCGAAGATTTCTTCAAAGAATAGAGTTGTTCAGAGGAGCAGTACTCGGGATTTAAATGTTGTTTCAGACGAGGATGTTGTGAAAAGTCCTGTCCAAGGAGGATTGGAGCTTGTGGTGGACAAGGATTGTGTGGATGGAGGATCAGCTGATGGTATTGGATCTGAGTATCCAGCCCCTTTGTCTCCTTCGTTGCATCCAAAGAAAGATGGGGGTTATGACCAAGATCAGGGACAAGTGGAGGAGGAAGAGCTTCCTGAAGCACGGAATATAGCCATGTCCCGGTGGGCTTCTGATGATGATTCTCCAAGGGATACCACTTTGATTGATGATAAAGGAATGCCTGGAGAAATGGTGTACAGGACAGATTTGATTCATAGAGAAGGGTTCCAGAGAGAAGTCTCAGATAGAGATGGATCAAGTTCATCTCTATCGGATGAAAGAGGTTGCAGTGGCAGCTCTGCTTCTGAATATGAATTGCAAAATGATGTCATGGACATTGATGATATTAGGGATGAAAATGCCAGTGTTAATGAAATGGAGCAAACCGCTGGTGAAGAGCCCACAGTTACAAACCAAAGGGGGTTTAATATGCTAGAGGGTTGTAGAAGTGTGTTCGAGTATGAAAGACTCAATGAAATCAATGAAGGAACCTATGGTAAAGTGTACAAAGCCAGGGATAAGAAGACTGGAGAATTTGTGGCTTTGAAGAAAGTGAAGATGAATGTCGGAAGAGACAAATACTTGGAAGAGTATGGTTTCCCCTTGACATCTTTGAGGGAGATTAACATTCTTATGTCTTTTGATCACCCTTCAATTGTGAGAGTTAAAGAAGTTGTGATGGGGGACCTTGATAGTGTTTTCATGGTGATGGAGTACATGGAACATGATCTCAAGGGGCTGATGCAAGCGATGAAGCAGCCTTTCAGTACAAGTGAAGTCAAATGCTTAATGCTACAGCTTTTGGAAGGTGTCAAATATCTTCATGATAATTGGGTGCTTCACAGGGATTTGAAGACATCAAACCTTCTTTTCAATAACCAGGGAGAGTTGAAAGTATGTGATTTTGGGATGTCACGCCAGTATGGTAGCCCATTGAAGCCATATACCTCTCTGGTGGTTACTTTGTGGTACAG GGCACCAGAACTTCTTCTTGGAGCAAAGAAATACTCTACAGCAGTTGACATGTGGTCAGTGGGTTGCATAATGGCTGAAATGTTGACCAAGGAACCCCTATTCACAGGGAAAGGTGAAATTGATCAGCTTGACAAG ATCTTCAAAACTCTTGGCACACCAAACGAGACTATTTGGCCTGGGTTATCAAAATTGCCAGGGGCAAAAGCAAATTTTGTTAAGCAACC GTATAATCAGTTACGGAAGAAGTTTCCTTTCACACCTTTCACAGGATCTCCAGTTCTCTCTGACTCAGGATTTGACTTGCTAAACAGTCTCCTAACTTATGACCCAGAGAAG CGAATAACAGCAGATGACGCTCTTAATCATCCCTGGTTTAATGAGGTCCCactatcaaaatcaaaagaattcaTGCCTACTTTCCCACCTCAGTATGCAAAGAACAG GCCTAATCAAAGAACAATGAAGTGTCTAGATTCCAGGAGCAATGGTGAAGGAAAGCAGTACCGGGTGTTATCTGGCACATATTGGTGGATATCATCCTTTGGGATTTACATCCTTTTTTGTAATGATCCTGCAGTCCTTGACCCGCAAGGTCCTGAGTATTGA
- the LOC118044731 gene encoding uncharacterized protein isoform X1 produces MAVPCSQTDDLVSTSQVPLIYEDQEDEAHLSKSLNHLETILRVFGFCQHSFISITLSWLSFLLLGIALPVVMIHYFSYCTTDCKKYQIRTFEIQVLVFQCLVAAISLVCISHNLRKYGFRKFLFVDRYHGHMAQFRDEYVKKINGFFRLLAVWVLPFLLLKIVREAVRIIYVPHHSWGQSVAILIALIVSWTYSITIYLSGCALFNLVCNFQVIHFENYGKLLERDMDVSQYIEEHIRLTHYLSKISHRFRIFFILELLVVTASQVVALFQTTWNSEIINFINGGDFVISSIVELVGLIICLHAAAKITHRAQGTGSVAAKWHSIVTCASDDTSQVEISGNGGSSEAANTGHLLCINYSESDLEAVDYVPVPTTTQLASYMSTYHKRQAFVTYLQSNPGGFSVFGWTIDRTLINTIFFLEMSLVLFVLGKTITIYHS; encoded by the exons ATGGCAGTTCCTTGCTCGCAAACAGATGACTTGGTATCAACATCACAAGTCCCTCTCATATATGAAGACCAAGAAGATGAAGCCCATCTCTCCAAATCTCTAAACCATTTAGAAACCATTTTAAGGGTCTTTGGCTTTTGTCAACACTCCTTTATAAGTATCACTCTCTCATGGCTCTCTTTTTTGCTTCTTGGTATTGCTCTTCCTGTTGTGATGATCCACTATTTCTCTTACTGCACTACTGACTGTAAGAAGTACCAAATTCGTACCTTTGAGATTCAGGTTTTGGTGTTTCAGTGTCTAGTTGCTGCCATTTCTCTTGTTTGTATTTCACATAACTTGAGGAAGTATGGGTTCAGGAAGTTTCTTTTTGTGGACCGCTATCATGGACATATGGCGCAGTTTCGTGATGAATATGTGAAGAAGATCAAT GGTTTCTTCCGCTTGTTGGCCGTATGGGTGCTGCCATTCCTCCTCCTGAAGATTGTTCGTGAGGCTGTTCGCATTATATATGTGCCGCACCATTCTTGGGGGCAATCTGTTGCGATACTGATAGCTTTGATTGTCTCATGGACCTATTCAATCACTATCTATTTATCAGGCTGTGCTTTATTCAATTTAGTATGCAATTTTCAAGTGATTCACTTTGAAAATTACGGGAAGCTCTTAGAAAGGGATATGGATGTTTCACAGTACATTGAGGAACACATTCGTCTAACACATTATCTATCTAAGATAAGCCATAGGTTCcgaatttttttcattcttgagCTCTTGGTTGTGACAGCGAGTCAGGTCGTGGCTTTATTTCAAACTACATGGAATAGTGAaattatcaatttcatcaatgGTGGTGATTTTGTG ATCTCTTCTATAGTTGAGCTTGTTGGTTTAATAATTTGCCTGCATGCTGCTGCAAAAATCACACATAGAGCACAAGGCACTGGATCAGTTGCTGCTAAATGGCATTCTATAGTTACATGTGCCTCTGATGACACTTCTCAAGTGGAAATAAGCGGCAATGGTGGAAGCTCGGAGGCTGCCAATACAGGCCATTTATTGTGCATAAATTATTCAGAAAGTGATTTGGAGGCAGTTGATTATGTGCCAGTGCCAACTACTACCCAGTTGGCTTCATACATGTCAACATATCACAAGAGACAAGCTTTTG TGACGTATTTGCAGTCCAATCCTGGTGGGTTTAGTGTTTTTGGATGGACAATTGACCGGACACTCATCAACACTATCTTCTTTTTGGAGATGTCGCTGGTTCTTTTTGTACTAGGGAAGACAATAACCATCTATCATTCGTAA
- the LOC118044731 gene encoding uncharacterized protein isoform X2 produces the protein MAQFRDEYVKKINGFFRLLAVWVLPFLLLKIVREAVRIIYVPHHSWGQSVAILIALIVSWTYSITIYLSGCALFNLVCNFQVIHFENYGKLLERDMDVSQYIEEHIRLTHYLSKISHRFRIFFILELLVVTASQVVALFQTTWNSEIINFINGGDFVISSIVELVGLIICLHAAAKITHRAQGTGSVAAKWHSIVTCASDDTSQVEISGNGGSSEAANTGHLLCINYSESDLEAVDYVPVPTTTQLASYMSTYHKRQAFVTYLQSNPGGFSVFGWTIDRTLINTIFFLEMSLVLFVLGKTITIYHS, from the exons ATGGCGCAGTTTCGTGATGAATATGTGAAGAAGATCAAT GGTTTCTTCCGCTTGTTGGCCGTATGGGTGCTGCCATTCCTCCTCCTGAAGATTGTTCGTGAGGCTGTTCGCATTATATATGTGCCGCACCATTCTTGGGGGCAATCTGTTGCGATACTGATAGCTTTGATTGTCTCATGGACCTATTCAATCACTATCTATTTATCAGGCTGTGCTTTATTCAATTTAGTATGCAATTTTCAAGTGATTCACTTTGAAAATTACGGGAAGCTCTTAGAAAGGGATATGGATGTTTCACAGTACATTGAGGAACACATTCGTCTAACACATTATCTATCTAAGATAAGCCATAGGTTCcgaatttttttcattcttgagCTCTTGGTTGTGACAGCGAGTCAGGTCGTGGCTTTATTTCAAACTACATGGAATAGTGAaattatcaatttcatcaatgGTGGTGATTTTGTG ATCTCTTCTATAGTTGAGCTTGTTGGTTTAATAATTTGCCTGCATGCTGCTGCAAAAATCACACATAGAGCACAAGGCACTGGATCAGTTGCTGCTAAATGGCATTCTATAGTTACATGTGCCTCTGATGACACTTCTCAAGTGGAAATAAGCGGCAATGGTGGAAGCTCGGAGGCTGCCAATACAGGCCATTTATTGTGCATAAATTATTCAGAAAGTGATTTGGAGGCAGTTGATTATGTGCCAGTGCCAACTACTACCCAGTTGGCTTCATACATGTCAACATATCACAAGAGACAAGCTTTTG TGACGTATTTGCAGTCCAATCCTGGTGGGTTTAGTGTTTTTGGATGGACAATTGACCGGACACTCATCAACACTATCTTCTTTTTGGAGATGTCGCTGGTTCTTTTTGTACTAGGGAAGACAATAACCATCTATCATTCGTAA